A genome region from Nocardia sp. NBC_00565 includes the following:
- a CDS encoding branched-chain amino acid ABC transporter permease, producing the protein MSAELFRSPQLLSYVLAGLALGAIYAIAAASLVVTYVSSGVFNFAFGAMAFAVARFYFFLHVEQGWPLPLAAVVAIGLFGPALGVALYVLLFRYLRLRSPVVKIVATIGLSVALPPLVNLVFGHLVNITAPGLAPQPLKVFYLFGAVVDMNQVITYLGLALVLALGTVLLRYTDIGLKIRALVDSEALTAMSGVSPTRVSLGVWAFSALLAGLAGVLVAPTAGLSVDGMTFLMSAAFAAVVAARLRSLPMAVGVALLMGVVTNVIQRYLDPESPFSAQIVPSIPFMFMLVFLLYYALRGQAGDTAMGGALDRAIRTESAGAPAGSGTGQAGRIRPTAAVIGPLVTIGVIAVFPMIFDQFWTGLTAAGIALAIALLSYTLVTGEGGMIWLCQITFAGLGAVLAAELATNSGWSPLLAVLVSALCMVPIGVILGLLTIRLGNLYVALVTLTFGLLAQNLVFMRDRFYNSGQGIYMPRPEWAAENKTFAYLALAVFIVLGVIVLNLRRSTTGLAVTAVRWSEAGSRTLGLSILQVKVLVSAVATFVAAIGGGFIALNYQSALPDSFNPFAGLVWLAVLVTVGARSITGALVAGVAFTVLPGVFQTYLPTSWAEIPVIMFGFGAIMLARNPEGIIAMHGRQLRDFNSWRERRQTAAQVAEPAVSEPKPLNEQHADADRHPDTVNAEPHALTTGDPA; encoded by the coding sequence ATGAGCGCCGAGCTTTTTAGGAGCCCACAGTTGCTCTCCTACGTCCTCGCCGGCCTAGCCCTCGGCGCGATCTACGCAATCGCCGCGGCATCCCTGGTCGTCACCTATGTGTCCTCGGGCGTGTTCAACTTCGCCTTCGGTGCCATGGCCTTCGCCGTCGCACGCTTCTACTTCTTCCTGCACGTGGAGCAGGGCTGGCCGTTGCCGCTCGCGGCCGTCGTCGCGATCGGGCTGTTCGGCCCCGCACTCGGCGTCGCGCTGTACGTGCTGCTGTTCCGCTATCTGCGGCTGCGTTCACCAGTGGTCAAAATCGTTGCCACGATCGGTCTTTCGGTCGCGTTGCCGCCGCTGGTCAACCTGGTGTTCGGGCATCTGGTGAACATCACCGCGCCGGGTCTGGCGCCGCAGCCGCTGAAGGTGTTCTACCTGTTCGGTGCGGTCGTCGATATGAACCAGGTGATCACCTACCTGGGCTTGGCGTTGGTCCTCGCCCTCGGCACGGTGTTGCTGCGGTACACCGATATCGGCCTGAAAATCCGCGCGCTGGTGGACTCCGAGGCGCTCACCGCGATGTCGGGGGTCAGCCCGACGCGGGTATCGCTCGGGGTGTGGGCCTTCAGCGCACTGCTGGCCGGGCTCGCCGGCGTCCTGGTCGCCCCCACCGCGGGCCTGTCGGTGGACGGCATGACCTTCCTGATGTCGGCGGCGTTCGCGGCGGTGGTGGCGGCGCGCCTGCGCAGCTTGCCGATGGCCGTCGGGGTCGCACTCCTGATGGGTGTGGTCACCAATGTGATCCAGCGCTATCTCGATCCGGAGAGCCCGTTCTCGGCGCAGATCGTGCCGAGTATTCCGTTCATGTTCATGCTGGTCTTCCTGCTCTACTACGCGCTGCGCGGACAAGCGGGCGATACCGCGATGGGCGGTGCGCTGGATCGGGCGATCCGCACGGAGAGTGCGGGCGCGCCGGCCGGCTCGGGCACGGGGCAGGCCGGTCGGATCCGGCCGACGGCCGCGGTCATCGGTCCGCTGGTGACGATCGGCGTCATCGCGGTCTTCCCCATGATCTTCGATCAGTTCTGGACCGGGCTGACCGCGGCGGGCATCGCGCTGGCGATCGCGCTGCTGTCCTACACGCTCGTCACCGGTGAAGGCGGAATGATCTGGCTGTGCCAGATCACCTTCGCGGGTCTGGGCGCCGTACTCGCCGCCGAACTCGCGACGAATTCCGGCTGGTCGCCGCTGCTGGCCGTGCTGGTGAGCGCGCTGTGCATGGTACCGATCGGCGTGATCCTCGGTTTGCTGACGATCCGGCTCGGCAACCTCTACGTCGCGCTGGTGACGCTGACCTTCGGCCTGCTCGCCCAGAACCTCGTCTTCATGCGGGACCGGTTCTACAACTCCGGCCAAGGGATCTACATGCCTCGGCCCGAGTGGGCCGCGGAGAACAAGACCTTCGCCTATCTCGCGCTGGCGGTATTCATCGTGCTCGGCGTGATCGTCCTCAATCTGCGGCGCTCGACCACCGGACTGGCGGTGACGGCGGTTCGCTGGAGCGAGGCGGGTTCACGCACCTTGGGGCTGAGCATCCTGCAGGTGAAGGTGCTGGTCTCCGCGGTCGCCACCTTTGTGGCGGCGATCGGCGGCGGATTCATCGCGCTGAATTACCAATCGGCGCTGCCGGATTCGTTCAACCCGTTCGCCGGCCTGGTCTGGTTGGCCGTCCTGGTGACGGTGGGCGCGCGGTCGATCACCGGCGCGCTGGTCGCCGGTGTCGCCTTCACTGTCCTGCCCGGCGTCTTCCAGACATATCTCCCGACGAGCTGGGCCGAGATCCCCGTCATCATGTTCGGCTTCGGTGCGATCATGCTCGCCCGCAACCCCGAGGGCATCATCGCCATGCACGGGCGACAACTGCGCGATTTCAACAGCTGGCGCGAGCGCAGGCAGACCGCCGCGCAGGTGGCCGAACCGGCCGTGTCCGAGCCGAAACCCCTGAACGAGCAGCACGCCGACGCCGATCGCCACCCGGACACCGTGAATGCCGAGCCGCACGCGCTGACCACTGGAGACCCAGCATGA
- a CDS encoding ABC transporter ATP-binding protein encodes MIATTSETTPPRIEARGVTVRFGGLVALDNVDLRVPPAAIVGLVGPNGAGKSTLFAVLSGLLKPSSGAVLMDGHNVTKASPQARARRGLARTFQHPELFPGLTVREHVVLGYRVRHARSRILTDLATAGGFRKPPVDEDARADEILAALQLTGHAHQPVAGLPLGTSRLVEIARALSVDPNVLLLDEPSSGLDAQETEELAATLTRVVADHGISLLLVEHDVELVLGLSDVVNVIDFGVKISEGTPAEVRADPAVRAAYLGTEADEERTSA; translated from the coding sequence ATGATTGCCACCACCTCCGAAACCACGCCGCCGCGGATCGAGGCGCGCGGGGTGACGGTCCGCTTCGGTGGTCTCGTCGCCCTCGACAATGTCGATCTGCGGGTTCCCCCGGCCGCCATAGTCGGCCTCGTCGGCCCCAACGGCGCGGGCAAGTCCACGTTGTTCGCCGTACTGTCCGGTCTGCTCAAACCCAGTTCGGGTGCGGTCTTGATGGACGGTCACAACGTCACCAAGGCCAGTCCGCAGGCGCGAGCCAGGCGCGGCCTCGCCCGCACCTTCCAGCATCCCGAGCTGTTCCCCGGTCTGACCGTCCGGGAACACGTGGTGCTCGGCTACCGGGTCCGGCATGCGCGCAGCCGGATCCTGACCGACCTCGCCACCGCCGGCGGCTTTCGCAAGCCTCCGGTCGACGAGGACGCGCGAGCCGACGAGATCCTCGCCGCACTGCAGCTGACCGGGCACGCCCATCAGCCGGTCGCCGGGTTGCCATTGGGTACCAGCCGCCTCGTCGAGATCGCCAGGGCGCTGTCCGTCGATCCGAACGTGCTACTGCTCGATGAACCGTCATCGGGGCTCGACGCGCAGGAAACCGAGGAGCTCGCGGCCACACTCACCCGTGTCGTGGCCGACCACGGCATATCGCTGCTACTGGTCGAGCACGATGTCGAACTCGTCCTCGGGTTGAGCGATGTCGTCAACGTGATCGACTTCGGCGTCAAGATCAGCGAGGGCACCCCGGCCGAGGTTCGCGCGGATCCCGCCGTGCGCGCCGCCTACCTCGGCACGGAAGCCGACGAGGAAAGGACCTCGGCATGA